The Opitutaceae bacterium genome has a window encoding:
- the sucD gene encoding succinate--CoA ligase subunit alpha, with translation MSILIDASTKIIVQGITGSFGARHACLSLDYGTAVAAGVTPGKGGQVFEHGPHRVPVFNTIAEASAATGARVSVIFVPPPFAADAILECADADLDLVVAITEGIPVKDMVRVKRAMIGARTRLIGPNCPGIVSPGTGENSHGGCRIGIAPGYIHKKGHVGVVSRSGTLTYEAVFQLTSKGIGQSTCVGIGGDPVHGTTHLDIIKMFDADPDTHGIIMIGEIGGTAEVEAARWIKEHGTKPVAGFIAGATAPPGRRMGHAGAIVGGAEDTAAAKIAVFRECGIEVATTPSDMADALLRIWTPTN, from the coding sequence ATGTCCATACTGATTGACGCATCGACCAAGATCATTGTCCAGGGAATCACCGGATCCTTCGGCGCCCGCCATGCCTGCCTCTCCCTCGATTACGGAACCGCCGTGGCGGCCGGGGTGACCCCGGGCAAAGGCGGACAGGTCTTCGAACACGGCCCCCACCGCGTGCCTGTCTTCAATACCATCGCCGAGGCCTCCGCGGCCACCGGCGCACGCGTCAGCGTGATTTTTGTCCCGCCACCCTTCGCCGCCGATGCCATTCTTGAATGCGCCGATGCCGACCTCGACCTGGTTGTCGCCATCACCGAAGGAATCCCGGTCAAGGACATGGTGCGGGTCAAGCGCGCCATGATCGGAGCCCGCACCCGGTTGATCGGACCCAATTGCCCGGGCATCGTCTCTCCCGGCACCGGCGAGAACTCCCACGGCGGCTGCCGTATCGGGATCGCTCCCGGCTATATCCACAAGAAGGGCCATGTCGGGGTTGTTTCCCGCTCCGGCACCCTGACCTATGAGGCCGTTTTTCAGCTGACTTCGAAAGGAATCGGCCAGAGCACCTGCGTCGGGATCGGAGGCGACCCCGTCCACGGAACCACCCATCTTGACATCATCAAGATGTTCGACGCCGATCCCGATACCCACGGAATCATCATGATCGGTGAGATCGGGGGTACCGCGGAGGTGGAAGCCGCCCGTTGGATCAAGGAACACGGCACGAAGCCCGTCGCCGGGTTTATCGCCGGAGCGACGGCTCCTCCCGGCCGCCGGATGGGTCACGCAGGAGCCATTGTGGGCGGAGCAGAAGACACCGCCGCCGCCAAGATCGCGGTCTTCCGGGAATGCGGCATTGAGGTGGCCACCACCCCGTCCGATATGGCCGACGCCCTCCTGCGTATCTGGACCCCGACGAACTGA